The proteins below are encoded in one region of Serratia symbiotica:
- the dxs gene encoding 1-deoxy-D-xylulose-5-phosphate synthase → MSIDIAKYPTLALAEDPHELRLLPKESLPKLCDELRQYLLDSVSRSSGHFASGLGTVELTVALHYVYHTPFDRLVWDVGHQAYPHKILTGRRDRIATIRQKGGLHPFPWRAESEYDVLSVGHSSTSISAGLGMAVAAQREGLGRRTLCVIGDGAITAGMAFEAMNHAGDINPDILVVLNDNEMSISENVGALNNHLAQLLSGKLYTTLREGGKKVLSGLPPIKELVKRTEEHLKGMVVPGTLFEELGFNYIGPVDGHDVHNLVATLKNMRDLKGPQLLHIMTKKGRGYAPAEKDPISFHSVPKFDPASGKLPTIVGSLPSYSKIFGDWLCETAAKDSALMAITPAMREGSGMVQFSRDYPQQYFDVAIAEQHAVTFAAGLAIGGYKPVVAIYSTFLQRAYDQLIHDVAIQQLPVMFAIDRGGIVGADGQTHQGAFDLSFLRCIPTMVIMTPSDENECRQMLYTGYHYNDGPSAVRYPRGTGTGATLEPLNMLPIGKGRVRRAGKNIAILNFGTLLPEAAQAAEVLDATLVDMRFVKPLDEQLVLEMAASHEVLVTLEENAVIGGAGSGVNELLMARCRPVAVLNIGLPDSFVPQGSQEEVRADLALDAAGIQRQIESWLAQ, encoded by the coding sequence ATGAGTATTGATATAGCCAAATACCCAACCTTAGCGCTAGCGGAGGATCCCCATGAACTCCGTTTGCTACCCAAAGAGAGCTTGCCGAAGCTGTGTGATGAACTGCGGCAATACTTGCTAGACAGCGTCAGCCGCTCCAGCGGCCACTTCGCCTCCGGGCTAGGTACCGTCGAACTGACGGTGGCGTTACACTATGTCTACCATACGCCGTTCGATCGCCTGGTGTGGGATGTTGGCCACCAAGCCTACCCACATAAAATTTTAACCGGTCGCCGTGACCGTATCGCCACCATCCGTCAAAAAGGCGGCCTGCATCCCTTCCCTTGGCGTGCCGAAAGCGAATACGATGTGCTGTCGGTCGGCCATTCGTCAACCTCGATCAGCGCTGGCCTCGGCATGGCGGTGGCAGCGCAGCGTGAGGGGCTGGGCCGCCGCACCCTGTGCGTGATCGGCGATGGTGCTATTACCGCTGGCATGGCGTTTGAAGCGATGAACCACGCCGGAGACATCAACCCGGATATACTGGTGGTGTTAAACGATAACGAGATGTCGATCTCGGAGAATGTCGGGGCGCTGAATAACCATCTGGCGCAGTTGCTCTCCGGCAAGCTATACACCACGTTACGCGAGGGGGGTAAAAAAGTGCTGTCCGGCCTACCGCCAATCAAAGAACTGGTGAAACGCACCGAAGAACACCTGAAAGGTATGGTGGTTCCCGGTACATTGTTCGAAGAACTAGGCTTCAATTATATCGGCCCGGTTGACGGCCACGATGTCCATAACCTGGTCGCCACGTTGAAAAACATGCGTGACCTGAAAGGCCCGCAGCTACTGCACATCATGACGAAGAAAGGCCGGGGCTATGCACCAGCGGAAAAAGACCCGATCAGCTTCCACTCGGTGCCAAAGTTCGATCCAGCCAGTGGCAAGCTGCCGACGATCGTCGGCAGCTTGCCGAGCTATTCAAAAATTTTTGGTGACTGGTTGTGTGAAACGGCCGCCAAAGATAGCGCGCTGATGGCCATTACGCCAGCGATGCGTGAGGGTTCCGGCATGGTGCAATTCTCGCGTGACTACCCACAACAATATTTTGACGTAGCGATCGCCGAGCAGCACGCGGTAACCTTCGCCGCTGGGCTGGCAATCGGCGGCTACAAGCCAGTAGTGGCGATCTACTCCACCTTCTTGCAACGCGCCTACGATCAACTGATCCACGATGTGGCAATCCAACAACTCCCGGTGATGTTCGCCATTGATCGCGGTGGTATCGTTGGCGCTGACGGCCAGACCCATCAGGGCGCTTTCGATTTGTCGTTCCTGCGTTGTATCCCGACCATGGTGATCATGACGCCGAGCGATGAGAACGAGTGCCGCCAGATGTTATACACCGGCTATCACTACAACGATGGCCCAAGCGCAGTGCGCTACCCACGCGGCACCGGCACTGGCGCAACGCTGGAGCCACTCAACATGCTGCCGATCGGTAAAGGCAGAGTGCGCCGCGCCGGTAAGAACATCGCTATCCTTAATTTCGGTACCTTGCTGCCGGAAGCCGCTCAGGCGGCGGAAGTGCTCGACGCCACGCTGGTGGACATGCGCTTTGTCAAACCGCTGGACGAACAGTTGGTGCTGGAAATGGCCGCCAGCCACGAGGTGCTGGTGACGCTGGAAGAAAACGCCGTCATCGGCGGCGCTGGCAGCGGCGTCAATGAGTTACTGATGGCCCGCTGCCGCCCGGTTGCGGTGCTAAATATCGGCCTACCGGACAGCTTCGTGCCACAAGGTAGCCAGGAAGAAGTGCGCGCCGACCTGGCGTTGGATGCCGCTGGCATTCAACGCCAGATCGAAAGCTGGTTGGCACAATAA
- a CDS encoding YajQ family cyclic di-GMP-binding protein yields the protein MPSFDIVSEIDMQEVRNAVENASRDLSTRWDFRNVPASFELNEKNESIKVASGSDFQVQQLLDILREKLSKRSIEGGALEIPDELTHSGKTFSVDAKLKQGIDTIQAKKIVKLIKDSKLKVQAQIQGDEVRVTGKSRDDLQSVMALVRGADLEQPFQFKNFRD from the coding sequence ATGCCATCTTTCGACATTGTTTCTGAAATTGATATGCAGGAAGTGCGTAACGCCGTTGAAAACGCCTCGCGCGATCTCAGTACCCGCTGGGATTTTCGTAATGTGCCAGCCAGCTTTGAATTGAACGAGAAAAACGAAAGCATCAAGGTTGCCAGTGGATCCGATTTCCAGGTGCAGCAGTTGCTCGATATTTTGCGCGAAAAGTTAAGTAAGCGCAGCATCGAAGGCGGCGCGTTGGAGATCCCGGACGAACTGACTCACAGCGGAAAAACCTTCAGCGTGGATGCCAAGCTGAAGCAGGGTATCGACACTATCCAGGCGAAGAAAATCGTCAAGCTGATTAAAGACAGCAAGCTGAAGGTCCAGGCGCAGATCCAGGGCGATGAAGTGCGCGTGACCGGTAAATCGCGCGACGACCTGCAAAGCGTGATGGCGCTGGTGCGTGGCGCGGATCTGGAGCAGCCATTCCAGTTCAAGAACTTCCGCGATTAA
- the xseB gene encoding exodeoxyribonuclease VII small subunit, whose product MQKNNSKSGGKNKSTHFESSLNELENIVTRLESGELPLEDALSEFERGVQLARQGQQKLQQAEQRVQMLLNDSAEDAPLVPFTPDTE is encoded by the coding sequence ATGCAAAAAAATAATTCAAAATCAGGCGGTAAAAATAAAAGCACCCATTTTGAAAGCTCCCTTAACGAGTTGGAAAACATCGTGACACGTCTGGAATCCGGTGAATTGCCGCTGGAAGACGCGCTGAGTGAATTCGAACGCGGCGTACAGTTGGCGCGTCAGGGCCAGCAAAAGCTGCAACAGGCAGAACAACGTGTACAAATGCTACTTAACGACAGCGCCGAAGATGCACCGCTGGTACCTTTCACCCCGGATACCGAGTAA
- the ispA gene encoding (2E,6E)-farnesyl diphosphate synthase: protein MPEIGKSAAFADQLLAFRQRADRTLLDFIAPLPFNDGDLVASMRHGALLGGKRLRPFLVYTTGQMFGIAQNNLDAPAAAVECIHAYSLIHDDLPAMDNDDLRRGQPTCHIKFGEANAILAGDALQSLAFSILADAEMPDVALRDRLAMVSELAAASGVAGMCGGQSMDLDAEGKQIGLAALEQIHRHKTGALIRAAIRLGALAAGSSGRAALPLLDRYAAAIGLAFQVQDDILDVIGETEKIGKRQGADQQHRKSTYPALLGLDYAKAKAWELYQEALAALNALAAQSYDTAPLRALASFIIKRDN, encoded by the coding sequence ATGCCTGAGATCGGCAAATCCGCCGCCTTTGCCGATCAGTTGCTGGCTTTCCGCCAGCGCGCTGATCGCACGCTGCTGGATTTCATCGCACCTTTGCCATTCAACGATGGCGATTTGGTGGCGTCAATGCGTCACGGCGCGCTGCTGGGTGGCAAACGCCTGCGTCCATTCTTGGTTTACACCACCGGGCAAATGTTTGGCATTGCACAGAATAACCTGGATGCACCAGCCGCCGCAGTCGAGTGCATTCATGCCTATTCGCTGATCCATGACGATCTGCCGGCGATGGACAACGACGATCTACGCCGTGGTCAGCCGACCTGCCATATCAAATTTGGCGAAGCCAACGCCATTCTGGCTGGGGATGCACTGCAAAGTCTGGCCTTTTCCATTTTGGCCGACGCCGAGATGCCCGACGTAGCGTTGCGTGATCGATTAGCGATGGTCTCCGAGCTGGCGGCTGCCAGCGGCGTAGCCGGCATGTGCGGTGGCCAGTCGATGGATCTGGACGCCGAGGGCAAGCAAATCGGCTTGGCAGCGCTGGAGCAGATCCACCGTCACAAAACCGGTGCCCTGATCCGTGCAGCAATTCGTCTTGGCGCTCTGGCCGCCGGTAGTTCCGGTCGGGCGGCCCTGCCACTGCTTGACCGTTACGCCGCTGCCATCGGCCTGGCATTTCAAGTGCAAGACGACATTTTAGATGTTATCGGTGAAACCGAAAAAATCGGCAAACGTCAAGGAGCGGATCAGCAACACCGCAAAAGTACCTATCCCGCCTTGTTGGGGCTTGACTACGCAAAGGCTAAGGCGTGGGAACTCTATCAGGAAGCATTAGCTGCATTAAATGCTTTGGCGGCGCAATCTTATGACACAGCGCCATTGCGAGCACTAGCTAGTTTTATTATTAAACGCGACAATTAA
- the yajL gene encoding protein deglycase YajL has protein sequence MSVSALVCLAPGSEETEAVTTIDLLVRAGVKVTTASVAADGDLTIVCSRGVKLLADTPLVSIADQPFNAIVLPGGMQGAECFRDSPLLVEKVRQTHLQGNIVAAICAAPALVLQHHDLFPIGNMTSFPGLKEQIPANKWLERRVVYDARVNLLTSQGPGTAMEFALKLIDLLLGKAKAAEIAAQLVLIPGMYDFRD, from the coding sequence ATGAGCGTATCAGCACTGGTCTGCCTGGCACCGGGTAGTGAAGAAACCGAAGCCGTCACCACCATCGATTTGTTGGTGCGGGCCGGCGTCAAAGTCACCACCGCCAGCGTAGCTGCCGATGGCGACCTAACCATTGTCTGCTCGCGCGGCGTGAAACTACTGGCCGACACGCCGCTGGTATCGATCGCTGATCAGCCCTTTAACGCTATCGTGCTACCCGGTGGGATGCAAGGTGCCGAATGCTTCCGCGACAGCCCGCTGCTGGTAGAAAAGGTGCGTCAGACACACTTGCAGGGCAACATCGTGGCGGCCATTTGTGCCGCGCCCGCGCTGGTATTGCAGCACCACGATCTGTTCCCGATCGGCAATATGACCAGCTTTCCCGGCCTAAAAGAGCAAATCCCGGCGAACAAATGGCTAGAGCGGCGGGTAGTGTATGACGCGCGCGTTAATTTGCTCACCAGCCAGGGGCCGGGAACTGCGATGGAATTTGCGCTAAAGCTGATCGATTTGCTGCTCGGCAAAGCCAAAGCGGCGGAGATCGCCGCGCAACTGGTGCTGATCCCGGGGATGTACGATTTCCGCGATTAA
- the panE gene encoding 2-dehydropantoate 2-reductase yields the protein MKITILGCGALGQLWFSRLYQQGHDVQGWLRVPQPFCPVKVIEPDGTWCNHTLPANNFDHLAHSELLLVTLKAWQVSATVSPLLPKLNANCAILLLHNGMGTQDELPPSTQPMLAGTTTHAARHDGNSIVHVASGTTHIGPTSPAAQHLNHVAEVLHQALPNVVWHNNIASASWLKLAVNCVINPLTALYDCRNGELQRYPQQIAAICHEVASVMEREGYHTADDTLRQYVMAVIQSTADNISSMLQDIRTQRPTEIDYITGYLLRRAHHHGITLPENTRLFEFVKRKENEYERISTGLPGTG from the coding sequence ATGAAAATAACTATTCTTGGTTGCGGTGCGCTCGGACAACTGTGGTTCTCGCGGCTGTATCAGCAGGGTCACGATGTACAGGGATGGTTAAGGGTGCCACAGCCCTTCTGCCCAGTGAAGGTGATCGAACCTGATGGGACCTGGTGCAACCACACTTTGCCTGCCAACAATTTTGACCATTTGGCGCACAGTGAGCTACTGCTGGTTACGCTGAAAGCCTGGCAGGTTTCCGCCACCGTCAGTCCACTGCTGCCAAAGCTTAACGCCAACTGCGCCATTCTGCTGTTACATAACGGCATGGGCACCCAGGATGAACTGCCGCCAAGCACTCAGCCAATGCTTGCAGGCACTACCACCCACGCAGCGCGCCATGACGGCAACAGCATTGTTCATGTCGCCAGTGGCACCACTCACATCGGCCCGACATCGCCAGCGGCGCAACACCTCAACCATGTGGCGGAGGTGTTGCATCAGGCTTTGCCCAACGTCGTTTGGCATAACAACATCGCCTCGGCAAGCTGGCTCAAACTGGCAGTCAACTGCGTGATCAATCCGTTGACAGCGCTATACGATTGCCGCAACGGCGAGCTACAGCGCTATCCGCAACAGATTGCGGCTATCTGTCACGAAGTCGCCAGCGTGATGGAGCGAGAAGGCTACCACACCGCTGATGACACGCTGAGGCAGTATGTCATGGCAGTGATTCAGAGCACAGCGGATAACATCTCCTCAATGCTGCAAGACATTCGCACCCAGCGACCTACCGAGATTGACTATATTACCGGCTACCTGCTACGACGCGCGCACCACCACGGCATTACCTTACCGGAAAACACGCGGCTATTTGAATTTGTTAAGCGAAAGGAAAATGAATATGAGCGTATCAGCACTGGTCTGCCTGGCACCGGGTAG
- the pgpA gene encoding phosphatidylglycerophosphatase A — MDEAKRRLRMSNPWHLLATGFGSGLSSVMPGTIGSLAAIPFWLLLIQLPWQLYLLLLMFSICIGVYLCHQTAKDMRVHDHGSIVWDEFVGMWITLMALPVNNWQWVIAGLVIFRILDIGKPWPIRWFDRNVQGGMGIMIDDIVAGVLSAGIIYLIGHYQPM; from the coding sequence ATGGATGAAGCCAAACGTCGCCTGCGGATGAGCAATCCATGGCACCTGCTGGCTACCGGCTTTGGCAGCGGTTTGTCATCGGTGATGCCGGGTACCATAGGGTCGCTGGCGGCGATCCCGTTCTGGCTACTGCTGATCCAGCTACCGTGGCAATTGTATTTGCTACTGCTGATGTTCAGCATCTGCATTGGTGTTTATCTCTGCCATCAGACCGCCAAAGACATGCGGGTGCACGATCACGGCAGCATCGTTTGGGATGAGTTTGTCGGTATGTGGATCACGCTGATGGCGCTGCCAGTTAATAATTGGCAGTGGGTGATCGCCGGTTTGGTGATTTTCCGCATTCTGGATATAGGGAAACCCTGGCCGATCCGCTGGTTTGATCGCAATGTGCAGGGCGGAATGGGCATCATGATCGATGACATCGTCGCCGGGGTGTTGTCAGCCGGTATTATCTACCTGATAGGCCACTACCAGCCAATGTGA
- the thiI gene encoding tRNA uracil 4-sulfurtransferase ThiI — protein sequence MKFIIKLFPEITIKSQSVRLRFIKILSTNIRNVLKQYDETLAVVRHWDHIEVRAKDEKQQPVIADALTRIPGIHHILAVDDRTYTDVHHIFEQTLAAYREQLVGKTFCVRVKRRGKQDFNSQDLERYVGGGLNQHIESACVNLSCPQVTVNLEIEDNKLMLVKGRSEGIGGYPVGTQDDVLSLISGGFDSGVSSYMLMRRGCRVHFCFFNLGGAAHEIGVKQVAHYLWNRFASSHKVRFVAIDFEPVVGEILEKVDDGQMGVVLKRMMVRAASQIAERYGVQALVTGEALGQVSSQTLTNLRLIDNASDTLILRPLISHDKEHIIKVAREIGTEDFAKTMPEYCGVISKSPTVKAIKAKIEEEESHFDFSILDRVVSEAKNVDIRTIAEQAQEQVAEVETVVDFGADDVILDIRSNDEQEDKPLQLAQVEVKPLPFYKLGSQFGTLDQSKTYLLYCERGVMSRLQALYLLEQGYSNVKVYRP from the coding sequence ATGAAGTTTATCATTAAATTATTTCCGGAAATCACCATCAAGAGCCAATCTGTGCGTTTGCGCTTTATCAAGATCCTCTCGACCAATATTCGCAACGTCCTAAAGCAGTATGATGAAACGCTGGCGGTAGTCCGTCACTGGGATCATATTGAAGTTCGTGCCAAAGATGAAAAACAGCAGCCAGTGATTGCCGACGCGCTGACACGCATTCCCGGTATCCATCATATTCTGGCAGTGGATGATCGCACCTATACCGATGTTCACCACATTTTTGAACAGACGCTGGCCGCTTACCGTGAGCAGTTGGTAGGGAAAACCTTCTGTGTGCGGGTTAAACGCCGAGGTAAGCAGGATTTCAACTCGCAGGATCTAGAGCGCTATGTTGGCGGTGGGTTGAACCAGCATATTGAAAGTGCATGCGTGAATCTCTCCTGCCCACAGGTGACGGTGAATCTGGAAATTGAAGACAACAAGCTGATGTTGGTCAAGGGGCGCAGCGAGGGCATCGGTGGTTATCCCGTTGGCACTCAGGATGATGTGCTGTCGCTGATCTCCGGCGGTTTTGATTCAGGCGTGTCCAGCTATATGCTGATGCGTCGTGGCTGCCGTGTGCATTTCTGTTTCTTCAACCTAGGCGGCGCGGCGCATGAGATCGGCGTCAAGCAGGTAGCTCACTACCTGTGGAACCGCTTCGCCAGCTCGCACAAGGTGCGTTTCGTTGCCATCGACTTTGAGCCAGTGGTGGGCGAAATACTGGAGAAGGTCGACGACGGTCAGATGGGTGTGGTGTTGAAGCGCATGATGGTGCGCGCTGCTTCACAGATTGCCGAACGTTACGGGGTGCAGGCGCTGGTGACCGGTGAGGCGCTGGGTCAGGTATCAAGTCAGACACTGACCAACCTGCGTCTGATCGATAATGCCTCGGATACGCTGATTTTGCGTCCGCTGATTTCCCATGACAAAGAGCACATCATTAAAGTAGCGCGTGAGATAGGCACCGAAGATTTCGCCAAAACCATGCCTGAATATTGCGGCGTGATTTCGAAAAGCCCTACGGTAAAGGCCATCAAAGCCAAAATCGAGGAAGAGGAAAGTCACTTCGACTTTTCTATTCTCGATCGGGTGGTGAGCGAAGCGAAAAACGTCGATATCCGCACCATCGCCGAGCAAGCGCAGGAGCAGGTTGCCGAAGTAGAAACCGTCGTGGACTTTGGCGCGGATGATGTGATCCTCGATATCCGTTCAAACGATGAGCAGGAAGACAAACCGCTACAATTGGCGCAAGTTGAAGTGAAACCCTTGCCGTTCTATAAGCTCGGCAGCCAATTCGGCACCCTGGATCAGAGCAAGACTTACCTGCTGTATTGCGAGCGCGGTGTGATGAGCCGCCTGCAAGCGCTGTACCTGCTTGAGCAGGGCTATAGTAATGTGAAAGTTTATCGCCCCTAA